In one window of Enoplosus armatus isolate fEnoArm2 chromosome 7, fEnoArm2.hap1, whole genome shotgun sequence DNA:
- the atg4b gene encoding cysteine protease ATG4B: MDAATLTYDTLRFGEFEDFPETSEPVWILGKEYNALTEKDEILSDVTSRLWFTYRKNFPPIGGTGPTSDTGWGCMLRCGQMILGEALACRHLGRDWRWARGQKQREEYISILNAFIDKKDSYYSIHQIAQMGVGEGKPIGQWYGPNTVAQVLKKLAVFDTWSRLVVHVAMDNTVVIEEIKRLCMPWLDIAGACGEAEGVGELNGCLEGACALAEEETALWKPLVLLIPLRLGLSDINEAYIETLKQCFMLPQSLGVIGGKPNSAHYFIGYVGEELIYLDPHTTQPAVEPYEDGQVPDETYHCQHPPCRMHICELDPSIAAGFFCRTEDEFDDWCMRIRRLSCNRGGLPMFELVDSQPSHMVSVDALNLTPDFSDSDRLERFFDSEDEEFEILSL, encoded by the exons ATGGATGCAG CTACCTTGACATATGACACACTTCGCTTTGGAGAGTTTGAAGATTTTCCTGAGACCTCAGAGCCTGTGTGGATCTTAGGGAAAGAATACAACGCACTCACAG AGAAAGATGAGATTTTATCAGATGTCACTTCACGGCTGTGGTTCACATACAGAAAAAACTTCCCACCGATTG GTGGGACAGGACCGACGTCAGATACAGGATGGGGATGTATGTTACGGTGCGGCCAGATGATCCTTGGCGAGGCCTTGGCTTGTAGACATTTAGGCAGAG ACTGGAGATGGGCCAGAGGccagaaacaaagagaagagtACATCAGTATTCTCAACGCCTTCATTGACAAAAAAGACAGCTATTATTCCATCCATCAAATTG CCCAAATGGGAGTCGGAGAGGGAAAGCCTATAGGCCAGTGGTATGGACCAAACACAGTTGCCCAGGTTCTAAA GAAGCTGGCAGTGTTTGATACGTGGAGTAGATTAGTTGTACACGTGGCGATGGACAACACTGTGGTCATCGAGGAGATCA agcGTCTGTGTATGCCCTGGCTGGACATTGCAGGAGCCTGTGGCGAGGCAGAGGGAGTGGGGGAGCTCAATGGCTGCCTGGAGGGGGCGTGTGCCCTGGCTGAGGAGGAGACGGCTCTCTGGAAACCCCTGGTCCTGCTCATCCCCCTCAGGCTGGGCCTGAGCGATATAAATGAGGCCTACATCGAAACCCTTAAG CAATGCTTCATGCTGCCTCAGTCCCTGGGTGTTATTGGGGGAAAACCCAACAGTGCCCATTACTTCATTGGTTATGTCG GAGAGGAACTCATCTATTTAGACCCGCACACCACTCAGCCTGCAGTGGAGCCGTATGAGGACGGCCAGGTCCCCGATGAGACGTACCATTGTCAGCACCCACCCTGTCGCATGCACATCTGTGAACTGGACCCATCCATTGCAGCG GGTTTCTTCTGCAGAACAGAGGACGAGTTTGATGACTGGTGTATGCGCATAAGAAGG CTGTCCTGCAACAGAGGGGGTCTGCCCATGTTTGAACTAGTAGACAGTCAGCCCTCTCACATGGTCAGCGTGGATGCCCTTAACCTTACTCCTG ATTTCTCAGACTCGGACAGGTTGGAGCGGTTCTTTGATTCAGAAGATGAAGAGTTTGAGATCCTTTCCCTGTGA
- the dtymk gene encoding thymidylate kinase isoform X2 codes for MACKRGALIVLEGVDKAGKTTQCKKLVQALQQSGRPVEMMRFPDRTTTIGRLISAYLEKKSDLEDHTVHLLFSANRWESYRYIWYAHLLQGFCLDWCMKPDVGLPKPDLVMFLQLSPAEAALRGQFGEERYETSAFQKAVQQKFEQLMKDPSVNWQVIDASQSVEDVHQDITTHSLNVINTAQNVPLGELWK; via the exons ATGGCGTGTAAAAGAGGAGCCCTCATTGTGCTGGAAGGGGTGGACAAGGCCGGGAAAACGACTCAGTGCAAGAAGCTGGTTCAGGCGCTGCAACAGAGCGGCCGGCCGGTGGAGATGATGAGATTCCCCG ACAGGACCACGACGATTGGACGGCTGATAAGCGCCTACCTGGAGAAGAAAAGTGACTTGGAGGACCACACGGTGCACCTGTTGTTCTCTGCAAACCGCTGGGA gAGCTACAGATATATTTGGTATGCTCATCTCCTACAGGGTTTCTGTCTGGACTGGTGCATGAAACCTGACGTGGGACTGCCAAAGCCGGACCTCGTTATGTTTCTACAGCTCAGTCCGGCCGAGGCCGCTCTCAGAGGTCAGTTTGGAGAGGAGAGATACGAGACCAGTGCTTTCCAAAAAGCGGTTCAACAGAAATTTGAACAGCTGATGAAGGATCCTTCAGTCAACTGGCAG GTAATTGATGCTTCTCAGAGTGTTGAGGATGTGCACCAGGACATCACGACCCACAGCCTTAATGTTATCAACACAGCGCAGAACGTGCCACTTGGAGAGCTATGGAAGTGA
- the dtymk gene encoding thymidylate kinase isoform X3, giving the protein MACKRGALIVLEGVDKAGKTTQCKKLVQALQQSGRPVEMMRFPDRTTTIGRLISAYLEKKSDLEDHTVHLLFSANRWELVPSMKKKLEQGTTLVVDRYAFSGAAFTSAKPLSPAEAALRGQFGEERYETSAFQKAVQQKFEQLMKDPSVNWQVIDASQSVEDVHQDITTHSLNVINTAQNVPLGELWK; this is encoded by the exons ATGGCGTGTAAAAGAGGAGCCCTCATTGTGCTGGAAGGGGTGGACAAGGCCGGGAAAACGACTCAGTGCAAGAAGCTGGTTCAGGCGCTGCAACAGAGCGGCCGGCCGGTGGAGATGATGAGATTCCCCG ACAGGACCACGACGATTGGACGGCTGATAAGCGCCTACCTGGAGAAGAAAAGTGACTTGGAGGACCACACGGTGCACCTGTTGTTCTCTGCAAACCGCTGGGAGCTGGT ACCTTCAatgaagaagaagctggagcAAGGCACCACTCTGGTAGTAGACAGGTACGCCTTCTCTGGAGCTGCTTTCACCAGTGCCAAGCCG CTCAGTCCGGCCGAGGCCGCTCTCAGAGGTCAGTTTGGAGAGGAGAGATACGAGACCAGTGCTTTCCAAAAAGCGGTTCAACAGAAATTTGAACAGCTGATGAAGGATCCTTCAGTCAACTGGCAG GTAATTGATGCTTCTCAGAGTGTTGAGGATGTGCACCAGGACATCACGACCCACAGCCTTAATGTTATCAACACAGCGCAGAACGTGCCACTTGGAGAGCTATGGAAGTGA
- the dtymk gene encoding thymidylate kinase isoform X1 — protein MACKRGALIVLEGVDKAGKTTQCKKLVQALQQSGRPVEMMRFPDRTTTIGRLISAYLEKKSDLEDHTVHLLFSANRWELVPSMKKKLEQGTTLVVDRYAFSGAAFTSAKPGFCLDWCMKPDVGLPKPDLVMFLQLSPAEAALRGQFGEERYETSAFQKAVQQKFEQLMKDPSVNWQVIDASQSVEDVHQDITTHSLNVINTAQNVPLGELWK, from the exons ATGGCGTGTAAAAGAGGAGCCCTCATTGTGCTGGAAGGGGTGGACAAGGCCGGGAAAACGACTCAGTGCAAGAAGCTGGTTCAGGCGCTGCAACAGAGCGGCCGGCCGGTGGAGATGATGAGATTCCCCG ACAGGACCACGACGATTGGACGGCTGATAAGCGCCTACCTGGAGAAGAAAAGTGACTTGGAGGACCACACGGTGCACCTGTTGTTCTCTGCAAACCGCTGGGAGCTGGT ACCTTCAatgaagaagaagctggagcAAGGCACCACTCTGGTAGTAGACAGGTACGCCTTCTCTGGAGCTGCTTTCACCAGTGCCAAGCCG GGTTTCTGTCTGGACTGGTGCATGAAACCTGACGTGGGACTGCCAAAGCCGGACCTCGTTATGTTTCTACAGCTCAGTCCGGCCGAGGCCGCTCTCAGAGGTCAGTTTGGAGAGGAGAGATACGAGACCAGTGCTTTCCAAAAAGCGGTTCAACAGAAATTTGAACAGCTGATGAAGGATCCTTCAGTCAACTGGCAG GTAATTGATGCTTCTCAGAGTGTTGAGGATGTGCACCAGGACATCACGACCCACAGCCTTAATGTTATCAACACAGCGCAGAACGTGCCACTTGGAGAGCTATGGAAGTGA
- the dtymk gene encoding thymidylate kinase isoform X4 encodes MACKRGALIVLEGVDKAGKTTQCKKLVQALQQSGRPVEMMRFPDRTTTIGRLISAYLEKKSDLEDHTGFCLDWCMKPDVGLPKPDLVMFLQLSPAEAALRGQFGEERYETSAFQKAVQQKFEQLMKDPSVNWQVIDASQSVEDVHQDITTHSLNVINTAQNVPLGELWK; translated from the exons ATGGCGTGTAAAAGAGGAGCCCTCATTGTGCTGGAAGGGGTGGACAAGGCCGGGAAAACGACTCAGTGCAAGAAGCTGGTTCAGGCGCTGCAACAGAGCGGCCGGCCGGTGGAGATGATGAGATTCCCCG ACAGGACCACGACGATTGGACGGCTGATAAGCGCCTACCTGGAGAAGAAAAGTGACTTGGAGGACCACACG GGTTTCTGTCTGGACTGGTGCATGAAACCTGACGTGGGACTGCCAAAGCCGGACCTCGTTATGTTTCTACAGCTCAGTCCGGCCGAGGCCGCTCTCAGAGGTCAGTTTGGAGAGGAGAGATACGAGACCAGTGCTTTCCAAAAAGCGGTTCAACAGAAATTTGAACAGCTGATGAAGGATCCTTCAGTCAACTGGCAG GTAATTGATGCTTCTCAGAGTGTTGAGGATGTGCACCAGGACATCACGACCCACAGCCTTAATGTTATCAACACAGCGCAGAACGTGCCACTTGGAGAGCTATGGAAGTGA